One genomic region from Ralstonia pickettii DTP0602 encodes:
- a CDS encoding 3-oxoacyl-ACP synthase (K00647: fabB; 3-oxoacyl-[acyl-carrier-protein] synthase I [EC:2.3.1.41]), protein MTAFLNTVGIRCALGRGQDAVREAMWQADAPLAGEVTDRYSPGRQLLLGTVNDLADDAAPAHTDPRHRSRNNAMLLDALAQVRPAVDDAIARVGPARVAVVMGTSTSGIREGELAVQALVRGNAFPQSYHYGQQELGSPASFLAGVLGTKGPAYTISTACSSSAKALAAGARLLRHGLADVVLAGGVDTLCAFTVAGFSALESVSAARCNPLSANRNGINLGEGAALFLMSREPGPVRLPGWGESSDAFHVSAPDPQGKGARLAMQQALARAGIGAEAIDYVNLHGTATPANDVMEAHAVADVLGREVPVSSTKPLTGHTLGAAGAIEAALMWLTLNGNPHGKLPPHWWDGAADAALPVLHVAGPGSTLGRAPRYVMSHSFAFGGSNCVLVLGEG, encoded by the coding sequence ATGACGGCGTTCCTGAACACCGTCGGCATCCGCTGTGCGCTCGGCCGCGGGCAGGATGCCGTGCGCGAAGCCATGTGGCAGGCAGACGCCCCCTTGGCCGGTGAAGTCACCGACCGCTACAGCCCGGGCCGCCAGCTGCTGCTCGGCACGGTGAACGATCTTGCGGACGATGCTGCGCCGGCGCACACCGACCCGCGCCATCGCAGCCGCAACAACGCCATGCTGCTCGACGCACTGGCGCAGGTGCGCCCGGCGGTGGATGACGCGATCGCCCGTGTCGGTCCCGCGCGCGTGGCGGTGGTGATGGGCACCAGCACCTCCGGCATCCGCGAAGGCGAGTTGGCGGTGCAGGCGCTGGTGCGCGGCAATGCCTTCCCGCAGAGCTACCACTACGGCCAGCAGGAGCTGGGCTCGCCGGCGAGCTTCCTCGCAGGAGTGCTGGGAACGAAGGGGCCGGCCTACACCATTTCGACCGCATGCTCATCGAGCGCCAAGGCACTTGCCGCCGGCGCACGGCTGCTGCGCCATGGGCTGGCTGACGTGGTGCTTGCCGGCGGCGTCGATACGCTGTGTGCCTTTACCGTAGCCGGCTTTTCCGCGCTCGAATCGGTCAGCGCGGCGCGCTGCAATCCGCTGTCGGCCAACCGCAACGGCATCAACCTTGGCGAAGGCGCGGCGCTGTTCCTGATGTCGCGCGAGCCGGGCCCGGTGCGCCTGCCCGGCTGGGGCGAGTCATCGGATGCGTTCCATGTCTCCGCACCGGACCCGCAGGGCAAGGGCGCGCGCCTGGCGATGCAGCAGGCGCTGGCGCGGGCGGGCATCGGCGCAGAGGCGATCGACTATGTGAACCTGCATGGCACCGCCACGCCGGCCAACGACGTGATGGAAGCACATGCTGTCGCCGACGTGCTCGGCCGCGAGGTGCCCGTGAGCTCCACCAAGCCGCTGACCGGCCACACGCTCGGTGCGGCCGGCGCAATCGAAGCCGCATTGATGTGGCTGACGCTGAACGGCAATCCGCATGGCAAGCTGCCGCCGCACTGGTGGGACGGCGCGGCCGATGCCGCGCTGCCAGTGCTGCACGTCGCCGGCCCGGGCAGCACGCTCGGGCGCGCACCGCGCTACGTGATGAGCCATTCGTTCGCTTTTGGCGGCAGCAACTGCGTGCTGGTGCTGGGGGAGGGATAA
- a CDS encoding transposase IS605: MAGMLLVYRYRVKSLNGLLNQQSRVVNYVWNFCNDTQKHALKWGKKWPTGFDLNVLTTGSSKELGIHSGTVNAVCEQYAKSRSQHRRPYLRYRGRRSLGWVPLKGRDLKRSGDAFRFAGSTFRVFNSRPLPEGKIKDGTNFSRDARGNWFLNIVIEVADTQARCPERGVGIDLGLKDLATLSTGEKIGNPRHLGQLEQALAKAQRARKKRQATNVHARITNARRDFLHKLSHRIVRDFDYIAVGNVNAASLARTSMAKSVLDAGWSSFRTMLAYKAIAHGAWYEEVDERFTTQVCSSCDTMPPERPKGIADLGIRQWVCSRCGAVHDRDVNAALNILARSGHRSPAEGISSL; this comes from the coding sequence ATGGCCGGCATGCTTCTCGTCTATCGCTACCGGGTGAAGTCGCTGAACGGCCTGCTCAATCAGCAGAGCCGCGTAGTGAACTACGTCTGGAACTTCTGCAATGATACGCAGAAGCACGCGCTCAAATGGGGCAAAAAATGGCCTACGGGCTTCGATCTGAACGTGCTGACGACCGGCAGCAGCAAGGAGCTCGGCATCCATTCGGGTACCGTCAATGCGGTTTGCGAGCAGTACGCCAAGTCGCGTAGCCAGCATCGCCGGCCCTATTTGCGCTATCGCGGCCGCAGATCCCTCGGCTGGGTGCCGCTCAAGGGCCGGGATCTCAAGCGCTCGGGCGACGCATTCCGCTTTGCCGGCAGCACATTTCGCGTGTTCAACTCGAGGCCCCTTCCCGAGGGCAAGATCAAGGACGGCACGAATTTCTCGCGCGACGCCCGGGGCAATTGGTTCCTGAACATCGTGATTGAAGTTGCCGACACTCAGGCCCGCTGCCCGGAACGCGGCGTCGGCATCGATCTGGGCTTGAAGGACCTTGCCACACTCTCCACCGGCGAGAAGATCGGGAATCCGCGCCACCTTGGCCAACTTGAGCAAGCCCTTGCCAAAGCGCAGCGTGCGCGCAAGAAACGACAGGCCACCAACGTCCACGCGCGCATCACCAATGCGCGGCGTGACTTCCTGCACAAGCTCTCGCATCGCATCGTGCGGGACTTCGACTACATCGCGGTGGGTAATGTGAATGCCGCCAGCCTCGCCAGAACCAGCATGGCGAAGTCCGTCCTCGATGCAGGCTGGTCGTCCTTCCGCACAATGCTCGCGTACAAGGCGATTGCGCATGGCGCGTGGTACGAGGAAGTCGACGAACGTTTCACCACCCAGGTCTGCTCTTCGTGTGACACGATGCCGCCGGAGAGGCCGAAAGGTATCGCAGACCTTGGAATAAGGCAGTGGGTATGCAGTCGATGCGGTGCTGTACATGATCGCGATGTGAACGCTGCGCTAAATATCCTTGCCCGATCGGGACATCGATCGCCTGCAGAGGGAATCTCCTCCCTTTAG
- a CDS encoding lipid A biosynthesis acyltransferase, with protein sequence MSTTAPGAAPPASTPAARHWSRIGEATCVWGVWCLYTIHRLFGRLAFRAVLYPVVTYYWLAHGAARRASLDYLRRAHRATGAQGPLPGARHTLRHLYAFADTLLDKLLAIGGRYAFGNVTREGAEVMLRQIESGQGGIIVTAHMGCLELCRVLARHRAGLRLTVLVHTAHAQRFNRILARLDPGSTLQLYQVDEISPATAQELADKVRAGEFVAIAGDRAPAHGGRAVSVPFLGAPARFPVGPYVLAALMDCPLFAMGCIRHGDGHLLRFTELARQVRLPRAGRAEALTGYATAYADWLAQLLVLSPYDWFNFYDFWADPDNTPGRAR encoded by the coding sequence ATGAGCACGACCGCACCCGGCGCGGCCCCGCCCGCAAGCACACCCGCCGCGCGCCACTGGAGCCGCATCGGCGAGGCCACCTGCGTGTGGGGCGTGTGGTGCCTGTACACGATCCACCGCCTGTTCGGGCGGCTGGCGTTTCGCGCGGTGCTGTACCCGGTCGTGACCTACTATTGGCTCGCGCATGGCGCGGCGCGCCGCGCCTCGCTCGATTACCTGCGCCGCGCGCATCGCGCTACCGGCGCGCAAGGCCCGCTGCCTGGCGCGCGCCATACGCTGCGCCACCTGTACGCGTTCGCCGACACGCTGCTCGACAAGCTGCTGGCGATCGGCGGCCGCTATGCCTTCGGCAACGTCACGCGCGAAGGCGCCGAGGTGATGCTGCGCCAGATCGAGAGCGGCCAGGGCGGCATCATCGTCACCGCGCATATGGGCTGCCTGGAGCTGTGCCGCGTGCTGGCCCGCCATCGCGCTGGCCTGCGCCTGACCGTGCTGGTGCATACCGCGCATGCGCAGCGCTTCAACCGCATCCTGGCCCGGCTCGATCCCGGCTCGACGCTGCAGCTGTACCAAGTCGACGAGATCTCGCCGGCCACCGCGCAGGAACTGGCCGACAAGGTGCGCGCCGGTGAGTTCGTCGCCATTGCCGGCGACCGCGCACCGGCCCACGGCGGGCGCGCCGTCAGCGTGCCGTTCCTGGGCGCGCCGGCGCGCTTCCCCGTCGGCCCCTATGTGCTGGCCGCGCTGATGGACTGCCCGCTGTTCGCGATGGGCTGCATCCGCCACGGCGATGGCCACCTGCTGCGCTTTACCGAGCTGGCGCGCCAAGTGCGCCTGCCGCGCGCCGGCCGCGCCGAGGCGCTGACCGGCTATGCCACCGCCTATGCCGACTGGCTCGCGCAGTTGCTGGTGCTGTCGCCGTACGACTGGTTCAACTTCTACGATTTCTGGGCCGACCCGGACAACACGCCCGGGCGCGCGCGCTGA
- a CDS encoding excinuclease ABC subunit A, translating to MKSALSVVAITLCASALLSAPAHARDTKYMMPLQEVLDMPEAKEKLDDSFRFYLSGQKTPKVLQRMDSGVSNRKTNGVGKSDEDGCRWAALSALIALQDTAKSQGANAVIDIVSYYKKNEVASPTDYECHAGAVVVGVALKGTYARIAQ from the coding sequence TTGAAATCCGCTCTCTCTGTCGTTGCCATCACCCTGTGCGCCAGCGCCTTGCTGTCGGCTCCCGCGCACGCACGCGACACCAAGTACATGATGCCGCTGCAGGAAGTGCTCGACATGCCCGAGGCCAAGGAAAAGCTCGACGATTCCTTCCGCTTCTACCTCTCCGGCCAGAAGACCCCCAAGGTGCTGCAGCGCATGGATTCGGGCGTCTCCAACCGCAAGACCAACGGCGTGGGCAAGAGCGATGAAGACGGCTGCCGCTGGGCCGCGCTGTCGGCGCTGATCGCGCTGCAGGACACGGCCAAGTCGCAGGGCGCCAATGCGGTGATCGACATCGTCAGCTACTACAAGAAGAACGAAGTCGCCAGCCCGACCGACTACGAATGCCACGCCGGCGCCGTGGTGGTGGGCGTTGCGCTCAAGGGCACCTACGCCAGGATCGCGCAGTAA
- a CDS encoding histidine ammonia-lyase (K01745: hutH, HAL; histidine ammonia-lyase [EC:4.3.1.3]) produces MSEHFAFDAANTATSVVFDGTPLTIEAVAALAHRRAGAMLSDAPAFRARITRGMAFLDRLLQEDGRVYGVTTGYGDSCETTVPVARAYELPVHLYTFHGCGLGRLLDANEIRAVLAARLASLCQGYSAVSPALLEQLAAFLAHDVLPCIPAEGSVGASGDLTPLSYVAAALCGEREVVYQGRRQPAAEALAAIGREPLRLRPKEALAIMNGTAVMTGLACLAWQRAANLAKLAATLTAAAVAAVDGNPYHYDATLFDAKPHPGQKRAAQRIRHLLGDSRAPRHANRLQDRYSLRCAPHVIGVLEDALDWSRRWIETELNSANDNPLVEPDEERLLHGGHFYGGHIAFAMDALKTAVASVADLMDRQLATLVDPRYNNGLPANLSGATGADAPLNHGLKAVQIGASAWTAEALKHTMPATAFSRSTECHNQDKVSMGTIASRDCLRVLELTEQVAAAMLVAVRQGIALRLRTGYTLPQPLQPLAERLQAEIPLIVQDRALEPELRRLLQEVREAKW; encoded by the coding sequence ATGTCTGAACACTTTGCGTTCGATGCCGCCAACACCGCCACGTCGGTGGTCTTTGACGGCACGCCCCTGACCATCGAAGCGGTGGCCGCACTGGCGCACCGCCGCGCTGGTGCCATGCTGTCCGATGCGCCGGCCTTCCGCGCCCGCATCACGCGCGGCATGGCTTTCCTGGACCGGCTGCTGCAGGAGGACGGCCGCGTCTACGGCGTCACCACCGGCTACGGCGATTCGTGCGAGACCACGGTCCCGGTGGCACGCGCCTACGAGCTGCCGGTGCACCTGTACACCTTCCACGGCTGCGGGCTGGGCCGGCTGCTGGACGCCAACGAGATCCGCGCCGTGCTCGCCGCCCGGCTGGCCTCGCTATGCCAGGGCTATTCGGCGGTCAGCCCCGCGCTGCTGGAGCAGCTCGCCGCGTTTCTCGCCCATGACGTGCTTCCGTGCATTCCCGCCGAGGGATCGGTCGGCGCCAGCGGCGACCTGACGCCGCTGTCGTATGTCGCGGCGGCGCTGTGCGGCGAGCGCGAGGTGGTGTACCAGGGCCGGCGCCAGCCCGCCGCCGAAGCATTGGCCGCGATCGGCCGCGAGCCGCTGCGGCTGCGCCCCAAGGAAGCGCTGGCGATCATGAACGGCACCGCGGTGATGACCGGCCTGGCCTGCCTCGCGTGGCAGCGCGCCGCCAACCTGGCGAAGCTGGCCGCCACGCTGACGGCCGCCGCGGTGGCGGCGGTGGACGGCAACCCCTACCACTACGACGCCACGCTGTTCGACGCCAAGCCGCACCCCGGCCAGAAGCGCGCCGCGCAGCGCATCCGCCACCTGCTGGGCGACTCGCGCGCGCCGCGGCACGCCAACCGGCTGCAGGACCGCTACTCGCTGCGCTGCGCGCCGCACGTGATCGGCGTGCTGGAAGACGCGCTCGACTGGTCGCGGCGCTGGATCGAGACCGAACTGAACAGCGCCAACGACAACCCGCTGGTCGAACCCGACGAAGAGCGCCTGCTGCACGGCGGCCACTTCTACGGCGGGCATATCGCCTTCGCCATGGACGCGCTCAAGACCGCGGTCGCCAGCGTCGCCGACCTGATGGACCGCCAGCTCGCCACGCTGGTCGATCCGCGCTACAACAACGGGCTGCCGGCCAACCTGTCTGGCGCCACCGGTGCCGACGCGCCGCTGAACCACGGCCTGAAAGCGGTGCAGATCGGTGCCTCGGCATGGACTGCCGAGGCACTCAAGCACACCATGCCGGCGACCGCGTTCTCGCGCTCGACCGAATGCCATAACCAGGACAAGGTCAGCATGGGCACCATCGCCAGTCGCGATTGCCTGCGCGTGCTGGAACTCACAGAGCAGGTGGCGGCCGCGATGCTGGTCGCGGTGCGCCAGGGCATCGCGCTGCGCCTGCGCACTGGCTATACGCTGCCGCAACCGCTGCAGCCGCTGGCCGAGCGGCTGCAGGCGGAGATCCCGCTGATCGTGCAGGACCGCGCACTCGAACCCGAGCTGCGCCGCCTGCTGCAGGAAGTGCGAGAGGCGAAATGGTAA
- the fabG gene encoding 3-ketoacyl-ACP reductase (Catalyzes the first of the two reduction steps in the elongation cycle of fatty acid synthesis~K00059: fabG; 3-oxoacyl-[acyl-carrier protein] reductase [EC:1.1.1.100]) yields the protein MTNPTVLVTGSSRGIGRAIALRLARDGYDVVVHCRARREEAESVADAVRACGRKSRVLSFDVARREEAAAVLLADIAAHDCYYGVVCNAGLARDAAFPAMSGAEWDEVIHTNLDAFYNVLNPVVMPMVQRRQPGRIVTLSSVSGLVGNRGQTNYSAAKAGIIGATKALAIELAKRAITVNCVAPGLIDTDMVEQHVRDEALRMIPARRLGTPDEVAATVAFLMSPDAGYITRQVISVNGGMFG from the coding sequence ATGACCAATCCGACCGTGCTGGTCACGGGCTCGTCCCGCGGCATCGGACGCGCCATCGCCCTGCGGCTGGCCCGCGACGGCTATGACGTGGTGGTGCATTGCCGCGCGCGCCGCGAAGAGGCCGAATCCGTCGCCGACGCGGTACGCGCCTGCGGCCGCAAGTCCCGTGTGCTGTCCTTCGACGTGGCCCGGCGCGAGGAAGCCGCCGCCGTGCTGCTGGCCGACATCGCCGCGCATGACTGCTACTACGGCGTGGTTTGCAACGCAGGCCTGGCGCGCGACGCGGCCTTCCCGGCGATGAGCGGCGCCGAGTGGGACGAGGTGATCCACACCAACCTCGATGCCTTCTACAACGTGCTCAACCCGGTGGTGATGCCAATGGTGCAGCGGCGCCAGCCGGGCCGCATCGTCACGCTGTCGTCAGTGTCGGGGCTGGTGGGCAACCGCGGCCAGACCAACTACAGCGCGGCCAAGGCCGGCATCATCGGCGCCACCAAGGCGCTGGCGATCGAGCTCGCCAAGCGCGCGATCACCGTCAACTGCGTCGCGCCCGGGCTGATCGACACCGACATGGTCGAGCAGCACGTGCGCGACGAAGCGCTGCGCATGATCCCGGCGCGCCGCCTGGGCACGCCGGATGAGGTGGCCGCCACGGTGGCCTTCCTGATGTCGCCCGACGCGGGCTATATCACGCGCCAGGTGATCTCGGTCAATGGGGGCATGTTCGGATGA
- a CDS encoding hypothetical protein (K06133: LYS5, acpT; 4'-phosphopantetheinyl transferase [EC:2.7.8.-]) produces MTTWLRLGGVTELAAQAPDAQSWMSEGELARLAAMQAARRRGQFVAGRWLARALLAEAFGGAWRDWMLTGGADAAPVVSGGVPAKLSISHSGDLVACAVSVAALGLDLEPCRSRKGLDALYDAITTDVERAALADHTAAPADTVHRFAHAWTLKEAGLKRHGGGLFATMLGHGLGIEAASGAQDANACTWLHDNHVLALCSDDLRAMTAPGMPVPRYWRLVPSGTAPLQ; encoded by the coding sequence ATGACCACCTGGCTGCGCCTTGGGGGCGTGACGGAACTTGCCGCGCAGGCGCCCGACGCGCAGTCATGGATGTCTGAAGGCGAACTGGCGCGCCTGGCCGCGATGCAGGCGGCGCGGCGGCGCGGCCAGTTCGTCGCCGGCCGCTGGCTGGCGCGTGCGCTGCTGGCCGAAGCGTTCGGCGGCGCGTGGCGGGACTGGATGCTGACGGGCGGCGCCGATGCCGCGCCGGTGGTATCCGGTGGCGTGCCCGCGAAGCTGTCGATTTCCCACAGCGGCGACCTGGTTGCCTGCGCAGTGAGCGTCGCTGCGCTCGGACTCGATCTCGAACCGTGCCGGTCGCGCAAGGGACTGGATGCGCTGTATGACGCGATCACCACGGACGTCGAGCGTGCCGCGCTCGCCGACCACACCGCCGCTCCGGCGGATACCGTGCACCGGTTTGCGCATGCGTGGACGCTGAAGGAGGCGGGACTCAAGCGCCACGGCGGTGGCTTGTTTGCCACCATGCTGGGCCATGGGCTCGGGATCGAGGCGGCGTCGGGCGCGCAGGACGCCAATGCCTGTACGTGGCTGCACGACAACCACGTGCTCGCACTCTGTTCTGACGACCTGCGTGCCATGACCGCGCCGGGAATGCCCGTTCCCCGCTACTGGCGGCTCGTGCCCTCCGGCACCGCGCCGCTGCAATGA
- a CDS encoding FAD-dependent oxidoreductase (K00540: E1.-.-.- [EC:1.-.-.-]): MKTETTDVVIIGAGPAGSVAAGLLRKHGIPVLVIEKETFPRFSIGESLLPQSMAYIEEAGMLRAVVEAGFQYKNGAAFSRGTQQTAFDFREKFSPGWGTTYQVQRARFDDVLIRDAARQGAEVRFSHLVENVDVSGAQPEVTVRAPDGSQYTVRAKFLLDASGFGRILPRLLNLESPSGFPVRSAIFTHVEDHIAPGEFDRNKILISVHPEHQDVWYWTIPFSDGRCSQGVVAEKAFLDRYTGTETERLQALVNEEPGLAGLLANAQWDTPARQIAGYSANVKSLWGNGYALLGNAGEFLDPVFSSGVTIAFKSASLAAQCLVRQLSGETVDWEKEFAQPLKAGVDCFRVFVEAWYEGRFQKLIFHPNATPEIRGMISAILAGYAWDRNNPFVAEPRRRLAVLEEFCKV, translated from the coding sequence ATGAAAACGGAAACCACGGATGTCGTCATCATCGGCGCAGGCCCTGCGGGCTCGGTCGCGGCCGGCTTGCTGCGCAAGCACGGAATCCCGGTGCTGGTGATCGAGAAGGAGACGTTCCCACGCTTTTCGATCGGCGAAAGCCTGCTGCCGCAGAGCATGGCCTATATCGAAGAGGCCGGCATGCTGCGCGCGGTGGTGGAAGCGGGCTTCCAGTACAAGAACGGCGCCGCCTTCTCGCGCGGCACGCAGCAGACCGCGTTCGACTTCCGCGAGAAGTTCTCGCCCGGCTGGGGCACCACCTACCAAGTGCAGCGCGCGCGCTTTGACGACGTGCTGATCCGCGACGCCGCACGCCAGGGCGCGGAGGTGCGCTTCTCGCACCTGGTCGAGAACGTCGACGTGAGTGGCGCGCAGCCCGAGGTCACCGTGCGCGCGCCGGACGGCAGCCAGTACACGGTGCGCGCGAAGTTCTTGCTCGATGCCTCCGGCTTCGGCCGCATCCTGCCGCGCCTGCTGAACCTGGAATCGCCGTCGGGCTTCCCGGTGCGCAGCGCGATCTTCACGCACGTGGAAGACCACATCGCGCCGGGCGAGTTCGATCGCAACAAGATCCTGATCAGCGTGCATCCAGAACACCAGGACGTCTGGTACTGGACCATCCCGTTCTCCGACGGCCGCTGCTCGCAGGGCGTGGTTGCCGAGAAGGCCTTCCTGGACCGCTACACCGGCACCGAGACCGAGCGCCTGCAAGCGCTGGTGAACGAGGAGCCGGGCCTGGCCGGGCTGCTCGCCAATGCGCAATGGGACACCCCGGCGCGCCAGATCGCAGGCTACTCGGCCAATGTGAAATCGCTGTGGGGCAACGGCTATGCGCTGCTCGGCAATGCCGGCGAGTTCCTCGACCCGGTGTTCTCCTCCGGCGTCACCATCGCCTTCAAGTCGGCCAGCCTCGCCGCGCAATGCCTGGTGCGCCAGCTTTCCGGCGAGACCGTGGACTGGGAGAAGGAGTTCGCGCAACCGCTCAAGGCCGGCGTGGACTGCTTCCGCGTCTTTGTCGAAGCCTGGTACGAAGGCCGTTTCCAGAAGCTGATCTTCCACCCCAACGCCACCCCGGAAATCCGCGGCATGATCTCCGCGATCCTGGCCGGCTACGCATGGGACCGCAACAATCCCTTCGTCGCCGAGCCGCGCCGCCGGCTGGCGGTGTTGGAAGAGTTCTGCAAGGTCTGA
- a CDS encoding beta-hydroxyacyl-ACP dehydratase yields MQDLQTLPPIAQVVPHGGAMLLLDALVQADDNGCTARATVRPGQLFVDPAGMPGWVGIEYMAQAIAAWAGVRDRRAGRPPGIGFLLGSRRYECDVPAFPVGSELTISVQAELTGDNGLGQFACRLALDGREVARANVSVFQPADAQAFLQGQEL; encoded by the coding sequence ATGCAAGATCTGCAAACCCTGCCGCCCATCGCCCAAGTGGTGCCCCACGGCGGCGCCATGCTGCTGCTCGACGCACTGGTGCAGGCCGACGACAACGGCTGCACCGCACGTGCGACGGTGCGGCCCGGGCAACTCTTCGTCGATCCCGCCGGCATGCCCGGCTGGGTCGGCATCGAATACATGGCGCAGGCCATCGCCGCGTGGGCCGGCGTGCGCGACCGGCGCGCGGGACGCCCGCCGGGCATCGGCTTCCTGCTGGGTTCGCGCCGCTATGAATGCGACGTGCCGGCCTTTCCCGTCGGCAGCGAACTCACGATCAGCGTGCAGGCGGAGCTGACCGGCGACAACGGCCTGGGCCAGTTCGCCTGCCGGCTGGCGCTCGATGGCCGCGAGGTCGCCCGCGCCAATGTCTCCGTCTTCCAGCCTGCGGATGCGCAGGCCTTTCTGCAAGGACAAGAGTTATGA
- a CDS encoding hypothetical protein (K07107: ybgC; acyl-CoA thioester hydrolase [EC:3.1.2.-]), producing the protein MTPDLSHEITLSPAFHDLDPMDVVWHGNYVRYLEQARCALLARFQYDYPAMRDSGYAWPVVDLRLRYVRPLVYGQTVIVRATIVEWENRLKIDYVLRDATTGERLTKGYSVQVAVDMRTGEMCYECPPVLWERLGVKP; encoded by the coding sequence ATGACCCCAGACCTCAGCCACGAGATCACCCTCAGCCCCGCCTTCCACGACCTCGACCCGATGGACGTGGTGTGGCACGGCAACTATGTGCGCTACCTGGAGCAGGCGCGCTGCGCGCTGCTGGCGCGGTTCCAGTACGACTATCCCGCGATGCGCGATTCCGGCTATGCGTGGCCGGTGGTCGACCTGCGCCTGCGCTACGTGCGCCCGCTGGTCTACGGACAAACCGTGATCGTGCGTGCCACCATCGTCGAGTGGGAAAACCGGCTCAAGATCGACTACGTGCTGCGCGATGCCACCACCGGCGAGCGCCTGACCAAGGGCTATTCGGTGCAGGTAGCAGTGGACATGCGCACCGGCGAGATGTGCTACGAGTGTCCGCCGGTGCTGTGGGAACGGCTGGGGGTGAAGCCATGA
- a CDS encoding 3-oxoacyl-ACP synthase (K09458: fabF; 3-oxoacyl-[acyl-carrier-protein] synthase II [EC:2.3.1.179]), which produces MKRVVVTGTGAVCALGNDWAAVRSTLESGRSAVVRMPDWEGIKGLNTMLGAPVPPLVLPAHYTRKLTRSMGKVALMSVLASEAALQDAGLVGDPLLASGKLGIAYGSSTGTPEAVADFGRMRSERTTEDISATTYIRMMPHTTAVNIGVFFGITGRIVTTSSACTSGSQGIGYAYEAIRSGRQVAMLAGGAEELDATEAAVFDTLFATSTCNDTPQATPRPFDSARDGLVLGEGAGTLVLEELEHAQARGARILAEIVGFGTNSDGAHVTQPKAETMAVAMRLALEDAGLEPGRIGYVNAHGTATDHGDIAESHATHAVFGPSMPVSSLKSYMGHTLGACGALEAWMTIEMMRDGWFAPTLNLSTPDPRCAPLDYIMETPRQLDVDYVMSNNFAFGGINTSLVFRRWED; this is translated from the coding sequence ATGAAGCGCGTCGTTGTCACCGGAACCGGCGCAGTCTGTGCGCTGGGCAATGACTGGGCCGCGGTGCGCAGCACCCTGGAATCCGGCCGCAGCGCGGTCGTGCGCATGCCGGACTGGGAAGGCATCAAGGGCCTGAACACGATGCTGGGCGCACCCGTGCCGCCGCTGGTGCTGCCGGCGCATTACACGCGCAAGCTGACGCGCTCGATGGGCAAGGTGGCGCTGATGTCGGTGCTGGCCAGCGAAGCCGCGTTGCAGGACGCCGGCCTCGTGGGCGACCCGCTGCTGGCCAGCGGCAAGCTCGGCATCGCCTATGGGTCGTCCACCGGCACCCCCGAGGCGGTCGCCGACTTCGGCCGCATGCGGAGCGAGCGCACTACCGAGGACATCAGCGCAACCACCTATATCCGCATGATGCCGCACACCACGGCCGTCAATATCGGCGTGTTCTTCGGCATCACCGGCCGCATCGTGACCACGTCGAGCGCCTGCACCTCAGGCAGCCAGGGCATCGGCTACGCCTACGAGGCGATCCGCTCCGGCCGCCAGGTGGCGATGCTCGCGGGCGGCGCCGAAGAACTCGACGCCACCGAGGCGGCGGTGTTCGATACGCTCTTTGCCACCAGCACCTGCAACGACACCCCGCAGGCCACCCCGCGCCCGTTCGACAGCGCGCGCGATGGCCTGGTGCTTGGAGAAGGCGCGGGCACGCTGGTGCTGGAGGAACTGGAGCACGCGCAGGCGCGCGGCGCGCGCATCCTGGCGGAGATCGTCGGCTTCGGCACCAACAGCGATGGCGCGCACGTGACCCAGCCCAAGGCCGAAACCATGGCCGTGGCGATGCGCCTGGCGCTGGAAGACGCGGGCCTCGAGCCCGGCCGCATCGGCTACGTCAACGCGCATGGCACCGCCACCGACCACGGCGACATCGCCGAATCGCACGCCACGCATGCGGTGTTCGGTCCTTCGATGCCGGTCAGCTCGCTCAAGAGCTACATGGGCCATACGCTGGGCGCCTGCGGCGCGCTGGAAGCCTGGATGACCATCGAAATGATGCGCGACGGCTGGTTCGCGCCCACGCTGAACCTGAGCACGCCCGACCCGCGCTGCGCGCCCCTCGACTACATCATGGAAACGCCGCGCCAGCTGGACGTGGACTACGTGATGAGCAACAACTTCGCTTTTGGCGGGATCAACACCTCGCTGGTGTTCCGCCGTTGGGAAGACTGA